In Amycolatopsis sp. EV170708-02-1, the following are encoded in one genomic region:
- a CDS encoding bifunctional riboflavin kinase/FAD synthetase: MQRWRGLGDLPGSWGRCVVTIGVFDGVHRGHQELISRTVRAAAERGVPSVVLTFDPHPSEVIRPGSHPAQLTTLRRKAELVEGLGADVFCVLPFTLELSRLTAHEFVHEVLVDKLHAAAVIVGENFTFGAKAAGDVGLLRTLGKRFGFVAQGAELQGLLAQEQADNDITFSSTYVRSCIDAGDVVAASEALGRPHRLEGIVVRGDGRGHDLGYPTANLSTPRFAAVPADGVYSAWFTRSSDSSRRLRAAVSVGTNPTFSGRERTVEAFVLDIDEDFYGQHVSLDFVAKLRDQVRFPTSEGLVKQIDEDVARTRELLGEQD, encoded by the coding sequence GTGCAGCGTTGGCGTGGTTTGGGTGACCTCCCCGGGAGCTGGGGACGGTGCGTGGTGACGATCGGCGTCTTCGACGGCGTGCACCGCGGTCATCAGGAACTGATTTCGAGGACGGTCCGCGCCGCCGCCGAACGCGGCGTGCCGAGCGTGGTGCTGACCTTCGACCCGCATCCCTCCGAGGTGATCCGGCCGGGCAGCCATCCCGCGCAGCTGACCACGTTGCGCCGCAAGGCGGAACTGGTCGAGGGCCTCGGGGCGGACGTCTTCTGCGTGCTGCCGTTCACCCTGGAGCTGTCGCGGCTGACGGCGCACGAGTTCGTGCACGAGGTGCTGGTGGACAAGCTGCACGCCGCCGCGGTGATCGTGGGGGAGAACTTCACCTTCGGCGCCAAGGCGGCCGGTGACGTCGGCCTGCTCCGCACGCTGGGGAAGCGGTTCGGTTTCGTGGCACAGGGGGCGGAGCTGCAGGGGCTGCTCGCGCAGGAGCAGGCGGACAACGACATCACGTTCTCCTCGACCTACGTCCGCTCGTGCATCGACGCCGGGGACGTCGTGGCGGCGTCCGAGGCGCTCGGCAGGCCGCATCGGCTGGAGGGCATCGTCGTCCGGGGCGACGGCCGGGGGCACGACCTCGGCTACCCGACGGCGAACCTGTCGACGCCGCGGTTCGCGGCGGTGCCCGCCGACGGGGTCTACAGCGCCTGGTTCACCCGTTCGTCGGATTCCAGCCGGCGGCTGCGCGCGGCCGTGTCCGTCGGCACCAACCCGACCTTCTCCGGGCGGGAACGCACCGTCGAGGCCTTCGTCCTCGACATCGACGAGGATTTCTACGGACAGCACGTTTCGCTCGATTTCGTCGCCAAGCTGCGGGATCAGGTCCGTTTCCCGACGTCGGAAGGTCTGGTGAAGCAGATCGACGAGGACGTCGCGCGGACCAGGGAACTGCTCGGCGAGCAGGACTGA
- the truB gene encoding tRNA pseudouridine(55) synthase TruB codes for MSRPNQAQAKKRPAPPPGLVIVDKPSGMTSHDVVAKARRFMGTRKVGHAGTLDPMATGVLVLGIERATKLLGHLALDRKTYLATLSLGLSTTTDDAEGEPIAEAAPDVVEKITDEAIAAGIAALTGDIQQVPSAVSAVKIDGKRAYARVRAGEEVVIPPRPVTVHRFDLLATRREAGRIELDAIVECSSGTYVRALARDLGAGLGAGGHLLALRRTTVGPFTLAKARTLDQLEDKPELSLDLDAAVAAAFPRRDLDARTAQAVRYGQRVPAAGIEGTYGMFGPDGRVLALAADEGELARSVVVLLPA; via the coding sequence GTGTCGCGCCCCAATCAGGCTCAAGCCAAGAAACGTCCCGCCCCGCCGCCCGGTCTCGTCATCGTCGACAAACCGTCCGGGATGACTTCCCACGACGTCGTCGCCAAGGCGCGTCGCTTCATGGGCACCCGCAAGGTCGGGCACGCCGGCACCCTCGACCCGATGGCCACCGGCGTCCTCGTGCTCGGCATCGAACGCGCGACGAAACTCCTCGGCCATCTGGCCCTGGACCGCAAGACCTATCTCGCGACCCTCTCCTTGGGACTGTCCACCACGACCGACGACGCCGAGGGCGAGCCGATCGCCGAAGCCGCACCGGACGTCGTCGAGAAGATCACCGACGAGGCGATCGCCGCCGGGATCGCCGCGCTGACCGGTGACATCCAGCAGGTGCCGAGCGCGGTCAGCGCGGTCAAGATCGACGGCAAACGCGCGTACGCCCGGGTCCGGGCGGGCGAAGAGGTCGTGATCCCGCCGCGTCCGGTCACCGTGCACCGTTTCGATCTGCTCGCCACCCGCCGCGAGGCGGGCCGGATCGAACTCGACGCGATCGTCGAATGCTCGTCGGGGACCTACGTCCGGGCGCTGGCCCGCGATCTCGGCGCCGGGCTCGGCGCGGGCGGACATCTGCTCGCGTTGCGGCGCACCACGGTCGGGCCGTTCACGCTCGCCAAGGCCCGTACCCTCGACCAGCTCGAAGACAAGCCCGAGCTGTCGCTGGACCTCGACGCCGCCGTCGCCGCGGCGTTCCCGCGCCGCGATCTGGACGCCCGCACGGCGCAGGCGGTCCGATATGGACAGAGGGTGCCCGCGGCCGGGATCGAGGGCACGTACGGGATGTTCGGGCCGGACGGCCGGGTGCTCGCCCTCGCGGCGGACGAAGGCGAACTGGCCCGGTCGGTGGTCGTGTTGCTGCCCGCCTAG
- a CDS encoding nitrate/nitrite transporter: MTGRATRRSWFIWFAAVTVYLLAVFHRTSFGVAGLQAADRFGVGAAALGTFTVLQVGVYAAMQIPTGVLVDRYGPRRVLTGAVFFLGLGQILLAIADSYPLGLLARAVVGFGDALTFVSILRLIAAHFPGRQYALLAALTGAIGYVGNLAATLPLGLLLDGPGWTSTFLAVGLVTALYTAVVALRVEDTPRGMPEPVREKVHPKVLGRQVAEAWRTPGTRLGFWVHFSTMFAPNVLTMLWGVPFLVQGQGYPKATASSLLIVFVFGSMIGGPVIGGLIGRRPSLRMPLVGGYIGGAAVMWAILLGWSGTMPVAVLVPVFAFLSLGGPASMIGFALARDYNPLSRVGTATGVVNVGGFVATTISALAVGVLLEWTGGTFRLALLSVIAVLAFGTFRMLVWWRRTRALLFEAEARGEAIPVQIRRRRWDAEAPLPVSS; encoded by the coding sequence GTGACAGGCCGAGCCACCCGCCGGTCCTGGTTCATCTGGTTCGCCGCCGTCACCGTCTATCTCCTCGCCGTCTTCCACCGCACCTCGTTCGGCGTCGCCGGGCTCCAGGCCGCCGACCGGTTCGGTGTCGGCGCGGCCGCGCTCGGCACGTTCACCGTCCTGCAGGTCGGCGTCTACGCTGCGATGCAGATCCCCACCGGCGTCCTCGTCGACCGCTACGGCCCGCGACGGGTGCTCACCGGTGCCGTGTTCTTCCTCGGGCTCGGCCAGATCCTGCTCGCGATCGCGGATTCCTACCCGCTCGGCCTGCTCGCCCGTGCCGTCGTCGGTTTCGGGGACGCCCTGACCTTCGTGAGCATCCTGCGGCTGATCGCCGCGCATTTCCCCGGCCGCCAGTACGCCCTGCTCGCCGCCCTGACCGGCGCGATCGGGTACGTCGGCAACCTCGCCGCGACCCTCCCGCTGGGCCTGCTGCTCGACGGCCCCGGCTGGACCTCGACGTTCCTGGCCGTCGGCCTGGTGACGGCGCTCTACACGGCGGTCGTCGCTCTCCGCGTCGAAGACACCCCGCGCGGCATGCCGGAGCCCGTGCGCGAAAAGGTCCACCCGAAGGTGCTGGGCCGCCAGGTCGCCGAGGCGTGGCGAACGCCGGGCACCCGGCTGGGGTTCTGGGTCCACTTCAGCACGATGTTCGCGCCCAACGTGCTGACCATGCTGTGGGGTGTCCCGTTCCTGGTGCAGGGGCAGGGATATCCGAAGGCCACCGCGAGTTCGCTGCTGATCGTGTTCGTGTTCGGCTCGATGATCGGCGGCCCGGTGATCGGCGGGCTGATCGGACGGCGCCCGTCGCTGCGGATGCCGCTCGTCGGCGGGTACATCGGCGGCGCCGCGGTGATGTGGGCGATCCTGCTCGGCTGGAGCGGGACGATGCCGGTCGCCGTCCTGGTCCCCGTGTTCGCGTTCCTTTCCCTGGGCGGTCCCGCGTCGATGATCGGTTTCGCGCTGGCACGGGACTACAACCCGCTCTCGCGCGTGGGCACCGCGACCGGGGTGGTGAACGTCGGCGGATTCGTGGCCACGACGATCTCGGCTCTCGCGGTCGGCGTGCTGCTGGAATGGACGGGCGGCACGTTCCGCCTGGCGCTGCTTTCGGTCATCGCGGTGCTCGCGTTCGGCACCTTCCGGATGCTCGTGTGGTGGCGGCGCACCCGCGCCTTGCTGTTCGAAGCCGAGGCCCGCGGCGAGGCGATCCCGGTGCAGATCCGGCGCCGCCGCTGGGACGCCGAAGCGCCGCTGCCCGTCTCGTCCTAG
- a CDS encoding MATE family efflux transporter, protein MVPEASGSDERVPPKRVLGLAVPALGVLAAEPLYVLVDTAVVGHLGALPLAGLAVGGVVLSQVSSQLTFLSYGTTSRTARLHGAGRRGDAVREGVQATWLAVIVGLVVIVAGQLLVAPIARVLSGDAAITDAAVSWLRIALFGTPFILITMAGNGWMRGVQDSAKPLRYVLAGNGISAVLCPVLVYGADWGLEGSAIANVVAQVISASLFVAALVRERVPLRPEPKVMRAQLGLGRDLVLRSLAFQACFVSAAAVAARTSTEAVGAHQVVLQLWTFLALVLDSLAIAAQSLVGAALGAGASKRARGVSNQITVYGLVFGCFLGVVFASVAGVLPRVFTSDAAVLGQIPHAWWFFVALQPIAGVVFALDGVLLGAGDAAFLRNATLLSAAVGFLPLIWLSLAFGWGLAGIWTGLSLFMLLRLATLLVRWRSGRWAVEGAVRV, encoded by the coding sequence GTGGTGCCTGAAGCTTCCGGATCCGACGAGCGCGTCCCGCCGAAACGCGTACTCGGCCTCGCCGTGCCCGCGCTCGGCGTCCTCGCCGCCGAACCGCTGTACGTCCTGGTGGACACGGCCGTCGTCGGGCATCTCGGCGCGCTGCCGCTGGCCGGTCTCGCCGTCGGCGGTGTCGTGCTGTCGCAGGTTTCGAGCCAGCTGACGTTCCTGTCGTACGGCACCACGTCGCGCACGGCGCGGTTGCACGGCGCCGGCCGTCGTGGCGACGCGGTCCGCGAAGGCGTCCAGGCGACGTGGCTGGCGGTGATCGTCGGGCTGGTGGTGATCGTCGCCGGGCAGCTGCTGGTCGCGCCGATCGCCCGGGTCCTGTCCGGGGACGCCGCGATCACCGACGCCGCCGTCTCCTGGCTGCGGATCGCCCTGTTCGGCACGCCGTTCATCCTGATCACGATGGCGGGCAACGGCTGGATGCGCGGCGTGCAGGACTCCGCGAAACCGTTGCGCTACGTCCTGGCGGGCAACGGGATCTCGGCCGTACTGTGCCCGGTGCTGGTGTACGGCGCGGACTGGGGGCTGGAAGGTTCGGCGATCGCGAACGTCGTCGCGCAGGTGATCTCGGCGTCGCTGTTCGTCGCGGCCCTCGTGCGAGAGCGGGTGCCGCTGCGCCCGGAGCCGAAGGTGATGCGCGCCCAGCTCGGCCTCGGCCGGGATCTGGTGCTGCGCAGCCTCGCGTTCCAGGCGTGCTTCGTCTCCGCCGCCGCGGTCGCCGCGCGGACGTCCACCGAGGCCGTCGGTGCGCACCAGGTCGTGCTGCAGCTGTGGACGTTCCTCGCGCTGGTGCTGGACTCGCTCGCGATCGCCGCGCAGTCGCTCGTGGGCGCCGCGCTCGGCGCCGGGGCGAGCAAACGGGCGCGCGGGGTGTCGAACCAGATCACCGTCTACGGCCTGGTGTTCGGCTGCTTCCTCGGTGTCGTGTTCGCGTCGGTGGCCGGGGTGCTGCCGCGAGTGTTCACCTCGGACGCGGCCGTACTCGGCCAGATCCCGCACGCCTGGTGGTTCTTCGTCGCGCTGCAACCGATCGCCGGGGTGGTGTTCGCGCTGGACGGCGTCCTGCTCGGCGCGGGCGACGCCGCGTTCCTGCGCAACGCGACCCTGCTGAGCGCGGCGGTGGGATTCCTGCCGCTGATCTGGCTGTCGCTCGCCTTCGGCTGGGGGCTGGCCGGGATCTGGACCGGCCTCTCGCTGTTCATGCTGCTGCGGCTGGCGACCCTGCTGGTGCGGTGGCGCTCTGGCCGGTGGGCCGTGGAGGGCGCAGTCCGCGTTTAG
- a CDS encoding M15 family metallopeptidase gives MSSFVSLSDPRIAAVPVRECGEPLVDLRETGAIRIDPRLADERGAFAHVRLSVADRLVAAQCQLPRGLRLLVVEGFRPRETQERYFADSMARIARANPDWSSGQVAAEAATYVSPPEVAPHVAGGAVDLTLCTVDGVELPMGTEVNATPPEYGTECFTESALIGPEARANRETLIDAMTTTGFVNYPSEWWHWSYGDRYWAFATGVKHSRFGPADGTVVPDL, from the coding sequence ATGTCTTCGTTCGTGTCGTTGTCGGATCCCCGCATCGCCGCCGTACCCGTCCGGGAGTGCGGAGAACCCTTGGTGGACCTGCGCGAAACCGGCGCCATCCGGATCGACCCCAGGCTCGCCGACGAACGGGGCGCCTTCGCGCACGTGCGGCTCAGCGTCGCGGACCGGCTCGTCGCGGCGCAATGCCAGCTCCCGCGCGGGCTCCGGCTGCTCGTCGTCGAGGGATTCCGGCCGAGGGAAACGCAGGAGCGGTACTTCGCGGACAGCATGGCCCGGATCGCGCGCGCCAACCCGGACTGGTCGTCCGGACAGGTGGCCGCCGAAGCCGCCACCTACGTGTCGCCGCCCGAAGTCGCGCCGCATGTCGCCGGGGGAGCGGTGGATCTCACGCTGTGCACCGTCGACGGCGTCGAACTGCCGATGGGGACCGAAGTGAACGCGACGCCGCCGGAGTATGGGACGGAATGCTTCACCGAGTCCGCGCTGATCGGCCCCGAAGCGCGCGCGAACCGGGAAACGCTCATCGACGCGATGACCACGACGGGTTTCGTGAACTATCCGAGCGAATGGTGGCACTGGTCCTACGGCGACCGGTACTGGGCGTTCGCCACCGGGGTGAAGCACTCCCGCTTCGGTCCGGCGGATGGGACTGTCGTACCAGACCTTTAG
- a CDS encoding AfsR/SARP family transcriptional regulator, translated as MRFSLLGPMEVAGPSGPIALPGVKPRTLLAALLLGHGRTVPAERLIGVVWGEEPPTTARAVVQTYVATLRRAFDAAGSPQVIVSDRNGYRADVAEDALDVRMFEQLVERGRRAAQSGDHAEAADLFRTGLALWRGPALGGIGESFLRAEATRLDELRLTVTEERVDADLAAGQGPRLLAELTELVSLHPTRERLRGGLMIALYRSGRQAEALEAYERGRKVLADELGIDPGPELRQVHESILRSDTALLPAVTSRTPRQLPSPPPDFTGRAPELAALRATLVRPGGMPVAVVSGAGGVGKSTLAHRVAHEIAEHFPDGQLHLELHGSTDSPATAEEILGRVLRDFDPATTPPGSLDERVARYRTVLAGTRTLVVLDDAANEAQVRPLLPGGPGCAVVVTSRNRLPALAGAAFCELGVLPADAALDLLTRIVGAERASTEPASAAEITELCGQLPLAIRVAGARLVSRRQWSLSRLANRLAQEQRRLDELVVGDQEVRASINLSYTLLPKAARIALRRLGMLGLAQFPAWVAAAAMEADPDDAEQVLEDLVDVSLLEVDGVDPLGLMRYRLHDLVRLFALERAVAEETAADRAAAVERVLGGWIWLVERINETLPPVVPSIQGTSRLGRPVGEEIARRVVARPYEWFRAEEEAMTTAVELAAALDLVDIAVGLSSALCGTAFGGHNRVLDDSLGSWRRTHDAALTAARRTENALGEATLLAGLGQLYYEHDDFPRSRAHLSQALSMFRAAGDVRGEAATLAALGAACREQGYLPEAVHFLDRAGRMWSGLDDPGAMGHVHRLAGTVRLELGEYPGALTALTEARASFAAAGSRRGEGLTLRSLSLYHRARGEWAEAEEFARAALAVFEGTEDRMLAAYSERALAKALLRRGDSVAARRFAENALEVCRELGDAFGHACTLRVVGEVHLAEGRLYQAKGCLEDALQRWTDLRAELFRARTLRTLAEVHDALGDAPAGRRMTTEACEIFRTYGAREYRELSAVAGLQRS; from the coding sequence ATGAGGTTTTCTCTGCTCGGGCCGATGGAGGTGGCGGGCCCGTCGGGGCCGATCGCGCTCCCGGGGGTCAAACCGCGCACGCTGCTCGCCGCGCTGCTGCTGGGCCACGGCCGGACCGTGCCCGCCGAACGGCTGATCGGCGTGGTCTGGGGCGAGGAGCCGCCCACGACGGCCCGCGCGGTGGTGCAGACGTATGTCGCGACGCTGCGCCGCGCGTTCGACGCGGCGGGGTCGCCGCAGGTCATCGTGTCCGATCGGAACGGCTACCGCGCCGACGTCGCCGAGGACGCCCTCGACGTGCGCATGTTCGAACAGCTGGTGGAACGGGGACGGCGGGCCGCGCAGAGCGGGGACCACGCCGAGGCGGCGGACCTCTTCCGCACCGGTCTCGCCCTGTGGCGGGGGCCCGCGCTCGGCGGGATCGGCGAGTCGTTCCTGCGCGCCGAAGCGACCAGGCTGGACGAGCTGCGGCTGACCGTCACCGAAGAGCGGGTCGACGCGGACCTGGCGGCGGGGCAAGGGCCGCGGCTGCTCGCGGAACTCACCGAACTGGTCTCCCTGCATCCCACGCGGGAACGGCTGCGCGGCGGCCTCATGATCGCGTTGTACCGGTCCGGACGGCAGGCCGAAGCGCTGGAAGCCTACGAACGCGGCCGGAAGGTGCTAGCCGACGAGCTCGGCATCGATCCCGGCCCGGAGCTGCGCCAGGTGCACGAATCGATCCTGCGTTCCGACACCGCCCTGCTCCCGGCCGTCACCTCCCGCACGCCCCGGCAACTGCCGTCGCCGCCACCGGATTTCACCGGCCGGGCGCCCGAGCTCGCGGCGCTGCGCGCGACCTTGGTACGGCCCGGCGGGATGCCGGTCGCCGTCGTCTCCGGCGCGGGCGGCGTCGGCAAGTCCACCTTGGCGCACCGGGTCGCGCACGAGATCGCCGAGCACTTCCCCGACGGGCAGCTGCACCTCGAACTCCACGGCTCCACCGACAGCCCCGCCACCGCCGAAGAAATACTCGGCCGCGTCCTGCGCGACTTCGATCCCGCGACGACGCCGCCCGGCTCGCTCGACGAACGGGTCGCCCGCTACCGGACGGTGCTCGCCGGCACCCGCACGCTCGTCGTGCTCGACGACGCCGCGAACGAGGCACAGGTGCGGCCGCTGCTGCCCGGCGGCCCGGGGTGCGCGGTGGTCGTCACGTCGCGCAACCGGCTTCCCGCGCTCGCCGGTGCGGCCTTCTGCGAGCTGGGGGTGCTGCCCGCGGACGCCGCGCTCGATCTGCTCACCCGCATCGTCGGGGCCGAACGCGCGAGCACCGAGCCCGCTTCGGCCGCCGAGATCACCGAACTGTGCGGCCAGTTGCCGCTCGCGATCCGCGTCGCCGGCGCGCGGCTGGTGTCCCGGCGGCAGTGGTCGCTGTCCCGGCTGGCGAACCGCCTCGCCCAGGAGCAGCGCCGCCTCGACGAACTGGTGGTCGGCGACCAGGAGGTGCGGGCCAGTATCAACCTGAGCTACACGCTCCTGCCCAAGGCGGCGCGGATCGCGTTGCGACGGCTGGGAATGCTCGGTCTCGCGCAGTTCCCCGCGTGGGTCGCCGCGGCGGCGATGGAAGCCGATCCGGACGACGCGGAGCAGGTGCTCGAAGACCTCGTCGACGTGTCACTGCTCGAAGTCGACGGCGTGGATCCCTTGGGGCTCATGCGGTATCGGCTGCACGACCTGGTCCGCCTGTTCGCGCTGGAACGGGCCGTGGCGGAGGAGACGGCCGCGGACCGGGCCGCCGCCGTCGAGCGGGTGCTCGGCGGCTGGATCTGGCTGGTCGAACGGATCAACGAGACCCTGCCGCCGGTCGTGCCGTCGATCCAGGGCACTTCCCGGCTGGGCCGTCCCGTCGGGGAGGAGATCGCCCGGCGGGTGGTGGCCAGGCCGTACGAATGGTTCCGCGCCGAGGAGGAGGCGATGACCACCGCCGTCGAGTTGGCGGCGGCACTGGATCTGGTCGACATCGCGGTCGGACTCTCGTCCGCCTTGTGCGGCACCGCGTTCGGCGGGCACAACCGGGTCCTCGACGATTCGCTCGGCTCATGGCGCCGCACCCACGACGCGGCGCTCACCGCCGCCCGCCGCACCGAAAACGCCCTGGGCGAGGCGACTCTGCTGGCGGGGCTCGGGCAGCTGTACTACGAGCACGACGATTTCCCCCGGTCCCGCGCGCATCTGAGCCAGGCGCTGTCGATGTTCCGCGCCGCCGGTGACGTCCGCGGCGAGGCCGCCACTCTCGCCGCGCTCGGCGCCGCCTGCCGTGAGCAGGGCTACCTGCCCGAGGCGGTGCACTTCCTGGACCGGGCCGGGCGGATGTGGTCCGGGCTGGACGATCCGGGGGCGATGGGCCACGTCCACCGGCTGGCCGGCACGGTGCGGCTGGAGCTGGGCGAATACCCGGGAGCGCTGACCGCGCTGACCGAGGCGCGGGCGTCGTTCGCGGCGGCGGGCTCCCGGCGCGGCGAGGGGCTGACGCTGCGCAGCCTGTCGCTGTACCACCGGGCGCGCGGCGAGTGGGCCGAAGCCGAAGAGTTCGCGCGTGCCGCGCTCGCGGTGTTCGAGGGCACCGAGGACCGGATGCTGGCGGCGTATTCCGAACGCGCGCTGGCCAAGGCGTTGCTGCGGCGCGGCGATTCGGTCGCGGCGCGGCGGTTCGCGGAGAACGCGCTGGAGGTCTGCCGTGAACTCGGCGACGCCTTCGGCCACGCGTGCACTCTTCGCGTCGTCGGGGAGGTGCATCTCGCCGAAGGCCGGTTGTACCAGGCGAAGGGCTGCCTGGAGGATGCGCTCCAGCGGTGGACCGACCTGCGCGCCGAACTGTTCCGGGCACGGACCCTGCGCACGCTCGCGGAGGTCCACGACGCGCTCGGCGACGCACCGGCCGGGCGGCGGATGACCACGGAGGCCTGCGAGATCTTCCGGACCTACGGTGCCCGCGAGTACCGGGAACTCTCCGCTGTAGCCGGGTTACAGCGTTCCTGA
- a CDS encoding VCBS repeat-containing protein, which translates to MALVTLVAGLLTFGTRNEASAASTVGGAISRAEIIARAKYWYDRGDTWYSQDQSDAISDGTGGKYRPDCSGLVAMAWHLPKKSDGWDLNTGDFESYSHKSWLPSLHDLLPGDALLKNGHIELFEKWVDPKDHSAGAWVYSENDYGQKTNHNTNSWSEMTTYRGIRYDKVIEKSLDGGDFDGNGAGDIYATGTGTLTIWNGKGNNNFGTADPIGGGWEGFTRPAAGDFNKDGKTDLAAVKNGTLYVWNGKGGNKFGAADAVGSGWEPFTAPVAGDFNNDGISDLSAVKDGTLYIWNGKGANHFTPADTIGGGWEPFTAPIAGDFNNDGKTDLAAVRDDSTLYIWNGKGSNKFGDADAIGGGWTNYHRTLMSLGDVNKDGHTDIGAVDQTTGTFYLWNGKGANKFGAADALGGGWLPHF; encoded by the coding sequence ATGGCCCTCGTGACACTCGTCGCAGGCTTGCTCACGTTCGGCACGCGGAACGAGGCGAGTGCGGCGTCCACGGTGGGCGGCGCGATCTCCCGCGCCGAGATCATCGCCCGCGCCAAGTACTGGTACGACCGGGGCGACACCTGGTACAGCCAGGACCAGTCGGACGCGATCTCCGACGGCACCGGCGGCAAGTACCGGCCCGACTGCTCCGGCCTGGTGGCGATGGCCTGGCATCTGCCCAAGAAATCCGACGGCTGGGATCTCAACACCGGCGACTTCGAGTCGTATTCGCACAAGTCCTGGCTGCCGAGCCTGCACGATCTGCTGCCCGGTGACGCGCTGCTCAAGAACGGTCACATCGAGCTGTTCGAGAAGTGGGTCGACCCCAAGGACCACTCGGCGGGCGCCTGGGTCTACTCCGAGAACGACTACGGCCAGAAGACCAACCACAACACCAACTCCTGGTCGGAGATGACCACCTACCGCGGCATCCGCTACGACAAGGTCATCGAAAAGTCGCTCGACGGCGGGGACTTCGACGGCAACGGCGCGGGCGACATCTACGCGACCGGCACCGGGACGTTGACGATCTGGAACGGCAAGGGCAACAACAACTTCGGCACCGCCGATCCGATCGGCGGCGGCTGGGAAGGCTTCACCCGGCCCGCGGCCGGCGACTTCAACAAAGACGGCAAAACCGACCTCGCCGCCGTGAAGAACGGCACCCTCTACGTCTGGAACGGCAAAGGCGGCAACAAGTTCGGCGCCGCCGACGCCGTGGGCAGCGGCTGGGAACCCTTCACCGCGCCCGTCGCCGGAGACTTCAACAACGACGGCATCAGCGATCTCTCCGCCGTCAAGGACGGCACCCTCTACATCTGGAACGGCAAAGGCGCCAACCACTTCACCCCCGCAGACACCATCGGCGGCGGATGGGAACCCTTCACCGCACCCATCGCGGGCGACTTCAACAACGACGGCAAAACCGACCTCGCCGCGGTCCGCGACGACAGCACGCTCTACATCTGGAACGGCAAGGGCAGCAACAAATTCGGCGACGCCGACGCCATCGGCGGCGGCTGGACCAACTACCACCGCACCCTGATGTCGCTGGGCGACGTCAACAAGGACGGCCACACCGACATCGGCGCCGTCGACCAGACCACCGGCACCTTCTATCTCTGGAACGGCAAGGGCGCCAACAAGTTCGGCGCGGCCGACGCGCTCGGCGGCGGCTGGCTTCCGCACTTCTGA
- a CDS encoding VCBS repeat-containing protein produces MSKNFTRRATTAALTVFAITALSPVAHAEEEPAGLVTAAYATAPCDRSGTTSEDAALATRLNGTLTAKMRGYLTAYRMSCARMVVDAVRDRGLSQRAAAIAIATVIVETSLQNISEEVDHDSLGLFQQRASWGSAANRLNPVWATNAFLDKMVRVYPNGSWSTAPIGEVCQAVQVSAYPDRYQTEAGDAQKIVSALWQRSVADGADFDGNGAGDIYATGTGTLTIWNGKGNNNFTAADAVGGGWEGFTRPAAGDFNKDGKTDLAAVKNGTLYVWNGKGGNKFGAADAVGSGWEPFTAPVAGDFNNDGISDLSAVKDGTLYIWNGKGANHFTPADTIGGGWEPFTAPIAGDFNNDGKTDLAAVRDDSTLYIWNGKGSNKFGEADAIGGGWGDYHATLMSLGDVDQDGHTDIGAVSKTSGTLYLWNGKGANRFGAADALGGGWLPHF; encoded by the coding sequence GTGTCGAAGAACTTCACCCGCCGTGCGACCACGGCAGCCCTGACCGTCTTCGCGATCACCGCCCTGTCCCCCGTCGCGCACGCCGAAGAGGAACCGGCCGGCTTGGTGACCGCCGCGTACGCGACCGCGCCGTGCGACCGCTCGGGCACCACCAGCGAGGACGCCGCCCTGGCCACGCGGCTCAACGGCACCCTGACCGCGAAGATGCGGGGATACCTGACCGCGTACCGGATGTCGTGCGCCCGCATGGTCGTCGATGCCGTGCGCGATCGCGGGCTGAGCCAGAGAGCCGCGGCCATCGCCATCGCCACCGTGATCGTGGAGACGAGCCTCCAGAACATCAGCGAGGAGGTCGACCACGACAGCCTCGGTCTGTTCCAGCAACGCGCGTCCTGGGGCAGCGCGGCGAACCGGCTCAACCCCGTCTGGGCCACCAACGCCTTCCTCGACAAGATGGTGCGCGTGTACCCGAACGGCTCGTGGAGCACGGCGCCGATCGGCGAGGTGTGCCAGGCGGTGCAGGTCTCGGCCTATCCGGACCGCTACCAGACCGAGGCCGGTGACGCGCAGAAGATCGTCAGCGCGTTGTGGCAGCGCTCGGTCGCGGACGGCGCGGACTTCGACGGCAACGGCGCCGGTGACATCTACGCCACCGGCACCGGCACGCTGACGATCTGGAACGGCAAGGGCAACAACAACTTCACCGCGGCGGACGCGGTCGGCGGTGGCTGGGAAGGCTTCACTCGGCCCGCGGCCGGTGACTTCAACAAAGACGGCAAAACCGACCTCGCCGCCGTGAAGAACGGCACCCTCTACGTCTGGAACGGCAAGGGCGGCAACAAGTTCGGCGCCGCCGACGCCGTGGGCAGCGGCTGGGAACCCTTCACCGCACCTGTCGCCGGAGACTTCAACAACGACGGCATCAGCGATCTCTCCGCCGTCAAGGACGGCACCCTCTACATCTGGAACGGCAAAGGCGCCAACCACTTCACCCCCGCAGACACCATCGGCGGCGGATGGGAACCCTTCACCGCACCCATCGCGGGCGACTTCAACAACGACGGCAAAACCGACCTCGCCGCGGTCCGCGACGACAGCACGCTCTACATCTGGAACGGCAAGGGCAGCAACAAATTCGGCGAGGCCGACGCCATCGGCGGCGGCTGGGGCGACTACCACGCCACGCTGATGTCGCTCGGAGACGTCGACCAGGACGGCCACACCGACATCGGCGCCGTCAGCAAGACCAGCGGCACGCTGTACCTCTGGAACGGCAAGGGCGCCAACAGGTTCGGCGCGGCCGACGCGCTCGGCGGCGGCTGGCTCCCGCATTTCTGA